The proteins below come from a single Natranaerofaba carboxydovora genomic window:
- a CDS encoding segregation and condensation protein A — translation MSYKVNLYAFEGPLDLLCHLVKKREINIYDIPISEITEEYFEYIEEWKQMDLEIASEFLVMAANLMEIKSKMLLPSPPKDNEEDEEEDPREELIKRLVEYRFYKNIAKNLEIKENEQSKLYKKVSSVDEYLNKQINQTDSSEDYFENLNVINLLEAFNNVVERKTRQDNVKDELEKIKNNRINVTVKEKKSFILESLESSQNKEMIFQDLMNQNSTTCEELVVSFLALLDLIKEARLDVIQEGVFAPIWIKLNYEGVINIG, via the coding sequence TTGAGCTATAAAGTTAATTTGTATGCTTTTGAAGGTCCCTTAGATCTTCTATGCCATTTAGTTAAGAAAAGAGAGATTAATATTTATGATATTCCCATATCAGAGATTACCGAAGAATATTTTGAATACATTGAAGAGTGGAAACAGATGGATCTAGAGATTGCCAGTGAATTTTTAGTAATGGCTGCAAATTTAATGGAAATTAAGTCTAAGATGCTGCTGCCTTCTCCTCCTAAAGATAATGAAGAAGATGAAGAAGAAGATCCTCGTGAAGAGCTAATAAAAAGACTAGTAGAGTATCGTTTTTATAAGAATATAGCAAAGAATTTGGAGATAAAAGAAAATGAACAAAGTAAACTCTATAAGAAAGTGTCAAGCGTTGATGAATATCTAAATAAGCAAATAAATCAAACAGATTCTTCAGAGGATTATTTTGAGAACTTAAACGTTATAAATTTACTTGAAGCTTTTAATAATGTAGTAGAAAGAAAAACCAGGCAGGATAACGTTAAGGACGAGCTTGAAAAAATAAAAAATAATAGAATAAATGTAACTGTAAAAGAAAAGAAAAGTTTTATACTAGAGAGCTTAGAGTCTTCTCAAAATAAGGAAATGATTTTTCAGGATTTGATGAATCAAAATAGCACTACGTGTGAGGAGCTTGTAGTAAGCTTTTTAGCTCTTTTGGATTTGATTAAAGAAGCCAGATTAGATGTTATCCAAGAAGGTGTATTTGCACCAATTTGGATAAAGCTTAACTATGAGGGTGTTATAAATATAGGTTAA
- the ytfJ gene encoding GerW family sporulation protein, whose amino-acid sequence MDNHPIQGLMKTAMESIKQMVEVNTIVGNPVETPDGSVIIPISRVNFGFCAGGSEFNSSTSSSQNNQQSLPFGGGSGAGVSVQPVAFLVVNNEQVRLMTVDDHQILDKIVDYAPQLVEQLKTMMQNAKNQQNQQNQQNQQGSSPFNQPQG is encoded by the coding sequence ATGGATAATCATCCCATCCAGGGCTTAATGAAAACAGCAATGGAAAGCATTAAACAAATGGTTGAGGTAAATACCATTGTGGGTAATCCTGTAGAAACACCTGATGGAAGTGTTATTATTCCTATATCTAGAGTGAATTTTGGTTTCTGTGCAGGAGGTAGTGAATTTAACTCATCAACATCCTCAAGTCAAAATAATCAGCAGTCTTTACCATTTGGCGGTGGAAGTGGAGCAGGAGTTTCAGTTCAGCCAGTTGCCTTTTTGGTTGTTAACAATGAGCAAGTTAGACTAATGACGGTTGATGATCACCAAATACTAGATAAAATTGTAGACTATGCTCCACAGCTTGTTGAACAACTAAAAACCATGATGCAAAATGCTAAGAACCAGCAAAACCAACAAAATCAGCAAAACCAGCAGGGAAGCTCTCCATTTAATCAGCCTCAAGGTTAA
- a CDS encoding spore maturation protein, whose translation MTDLVTLISKWAIPFLIVVTLIYGQIKNVDVFDTFVEGAKDGFDTSIKLIPFLVAMMCALGIFRASGAMEFILSFIEPILTAFYIPSDIIPMALMRPISGSSTFAMMTEIFQTHGPDSFVGRLASTMQGSTDTTFYVLTVYFGSVGIKKSRHALAIGLIGDLTGFVSALIICTLVFG comes from the coding sequence ATGACTGATTTGGTTACACTAATTTCTAAATGGGCAATACCCTTTTTAATAGTTGTGACTCTAATTTATGGTCAAATCAAAAATGTAGATGTGTTTGATACCTTTGTTGAGGGTGCAAAGGATGGATTTGATACTTCTATAAAACTAATTCCTTTTCTAGTAGCAATGATGTGTGCGCTAGGTATTTTTAGAGCAAGTGGTGCCATGGAATTTATTTTGTCATTCATTGAACCTATCCTGACAGCATTTTATATTCCCTCTGATATTATACCAATGGCTTTGATGCGGCCAATTTCAGGCTCTAGTACTTTTGCTATGATGACTGAGATCTTTCAAACCCATGGACCGGATTCTTTTGTTGGCAGATTAGCTTCTACAATGCAGGGAAGTACTGATACTACATTTTACGTTTTGACAGTGTATTTTGGCTCCGTAGGGATAAAGAAATCTCGACATGCCCTTGCCATCGGATTGATCGGTGACTTAACCGGCTTTGTTTCAGCGTTGATAATTTGTACACTGGTTTTTGGTTAA
- a CDS encoding DUF2953 domain-containing protein: MIIYYVMAVLTIYLTIQLMPIYVEVDFYACQDTSWNFKIIITTLFGIIKITLDTKRIQKILHKIISLRQKFSNIRQKIKSKNKSKKKKSNISFEMLKQSMMQFINSIILHKLYLKFFIGLKNASSTAIAMGFIYSIMGIMKPITNNISASNDYKENITIKPFYNQYKFEIELSCKIQFRLVHLTLITIRQIFNLIRRRIKKWIIIPSRA, translated from the coding sequence TTGATTATATATTATGTTATGGCTGTGCTGACAATTTATTTGACTATACAGTTAATGCCAATCTATGTTGAGGTAGATTTCTATGCTTGTCAAGATACTAGCTGGAATTTCAAAATAATTATAACTACTTTGTTTGGAATAATAAAAATAACCCTAGATACAAAAAGAATTCAAAAGATATTACATAAAATTATAAGCCTAAGACAAAAATTTAGTAATATCAGACAAAAAATAAAATCTAAAAATAAATCAAAAAAGAAAAAATCAAATATTTCGTTTGAAATGCTTAAACAATCTATGATGCAGTTTATAAATTCTATTATTTTGCACAAACTATATTTAAAATTCTTTATTGGCTTAAAAAATGCTTCGTCAACTGCAATAGCAATGGGTTTTATTTATAGCATAATGGGAATAATGAAACCAATAACAAATAATATATCAGCCAGTAATGATTATAAAGAAAATATTACTATCAAACCATTTTATAATCAGTATAAATTTGAAATAGAGCTAAGCTGCAAAATTCAATTTAGGTTGGTTCATTTAACATTAATTACTATTAGACAAATATTTAACTTGATAAGAAGGAGGATTAAAAAATGGATAATCATCCCATCCAGGGCTTAA
- a CDS encoding D-alanyl-D-alanine carboxypeptidase family protein, whose amino-acid sequence MKIKRLTSYFTILILIIFISFVYPQSLKATPEISADGAALLELDSGRIIYVKNPDKELPMASTTKVMTGLLALENEELDSKVTASKEASEVVGSSIYLQEDEELLMEEMLYGLILESGNDAAHAIAEHIAGDIQNFNRLMNEKARELGATSTKFQNPHGLPAKNHFTTAKDLLKITEEALTDPVFSRVVATKRKIIPGPDEEVRFRFLRNTNKLFGKYPGTDGVKTGWTEKAGRCLVFSASKDGTRLVGTLLNAPKMYEDASKILDWGFSEYNQVTLFEEGQHIEELQVDGNEKEKVRLITKDKVTLPLREREKSKISYILKPKENIEAPIYTEDYIGNLEVTIDGQKVSEVKLVAENDIEVKGFWNRILSFFGR is encoded by the coding sequence ATAAAAATTAAAAGGTTAACAAGTTACTTTACTATACTAATTTTAATAATATTTATTAGCTTTGTTTACCCACAATCTTTAAAAGCCACCCCTGAAATTTCTGCAGATGGAGCAGCACTTTTAGAATTAGACTCAGGTCGAATAATCTATGTCAAAAATCCTGACAAAGAACTTCCTATGGCGAGTACAACTAAAGTCATGACCGGCCTATTAGCTTTAGAAAATGAAGAGTTAGATTCTAAAGTGACCGCTAGTAAAGAGGCTTCAGAAGTGGTAGGCTCTTCGATTTACTTACAAGAAGATGAAGAATTATTAATGGAGGAAATGTTGTACGGTCTTATTTTAGAATCTGGAAATGATGCGGCTCATGCTATAGCTGAACATATTGCAGGTGACATACAGAATTTTAATAGGTTAATGAATGAAAAAGCAAGGGAGCTAGGTGCAACCTCAACAAAATTTCAAAACCCTCATGGCCTTCCGGCCAAAAATCATTTTACTACTGCTAAAGACCTACTAAAGATTACAGAAGAAGCCTTAACAGATCCTGTCTTTTCTAGGGTAGTAGCAACAAAAAGAAAGATTATTCCTGGTCCTGATGAAGAAGTTCGTTTTAGATTTTTGAGAAATACAAATAAGCTTTTTGGCAAATACCCAGGTACAGATGGGGTTAAGACAGGTTGGACAGAAAAAGCTGGAAGGTGTCTTGTTTTTTCTGCATCAAAAGACGGTACTAGACTAGTAGGAACATTGCTAAATGCACCTAAAATGTATGAAGATGCCAGTAAGATTCTGGATTGGGGTTTTTCTGAATATAATCAAGTTACATTATTTGAAGAAGGACAGCACATAGAAGAACTTCAAGTAGATGGCAATGAAAAAGAGAAAGTAAGATTGATTACAAAAGACAAAGTTACACTACCTTTACGTGAAAGAGAAAAAAGTAAAATTAGCTATATACTGAAGCCAAAGGAAAATATTGAAGCTCCAATTTATACTGAAGATTATATTGGAAATTTAGAGGTAACTATCGATGGACAAAAAGTATCAGAAGTTAAACTAGTTGCTGAAAATGATATAGAAGTCAAAGGTTTTTGGAACAGGATTTTAAGTTTCTTCGGAAGATAA
- a CDS encoding acyl-CoA dehydratase activase-related protein: MKITFPHMGTISIPVKALFNELGFEVIVPPPITNKTIELGVKHSPEFACFPLKLNMGNFIEALEDGADTIVMGGGVGPCRFGYYSQVQKRILTDLGYNFEMIVLEPPHSYNEFLDKLKKLKNKNSWNTIYKALRITIAKIDAIDKIDIHTAEVRPYCQNKSDLDNTYEKILDRLDKASGIKDIERVTREGFDELNENKNLELENPVKIALLGEIYMLLEKRANMGIEKYLGNLGAVVKRNVYLGNWVREHLNPLPFRKKNPAVHAAKPYLDHFVGGHGRESVGDAVIKAKENYDGIVHILPFTCAPEIIAQSLLPKVSKDYNIPILTLSLDEHTGRLGLHTRLEAFYDLLSRRERATLEV; the protein is encoded by the coding sequence ATGAAGATAACTTTCCCTCATATGGGGACAATTAGTATACCAGTAAAGGCATTATTTAACGAATTAGGTTTTGAAGTAATAGTACCACCTCCAATAACTAATAAAACTATAGAGTTAGGTGTCAAACATTCACCGGAGTTTGCTTGTTTTCCACTCAAACTTAATATGGGTAACTTTATTGAGGCTTTAGAAGATGGTGCGGATACCATTGTAATGGGTGGTGGTGTAGGGCCATGTAGATTTGGGTATTATTCCCAGGTACAAAAAAGAATTCTTACAGATTTAGGTTATAATTTTGAAATGATAGTTTTAGAACCTCCGCACAGCTATAATGAATTTTTGGATAAACTAAAAAAATTAAAAAACAAAAATTCTTGGAACACTATATATAAAGCACTCCGAATAACTATTGCAAAGATTGATGCAATAGACAAAATTGATATTCATACAGCAGAGGTAAGACCTTACTGTCAAAACAAATCAGATCTAGATAATACATATGAAAAGATTTTGGACAGGTTAGATAAGGCTTCAGGTATTAAAGATATAGAAAGGGTAACAAGAGAAGGATTTGATGAATTAAATGAGAATAAAAATCTAGAATTAGAAAATCCAGTTAAAATAGCGCTTTTGGGTGAAATATACATGCTGCTAGAAAAACGGGCTAATATGGGCATAGAAAAATATTTAGGCAATTTGGGTGCTGTAGTAAAGCGAAATGTTTACTTGGGTAATTGGGTTAGAGAGCACCTTAACCCTTTGCCTTTTAGAAAGAAAAATCCGGCAGTTCATGCTGCAAAACCTTATCTTGATCATTTTGTTGGTGGGCACGGCAGGGAATCTGTAGGTGATGCTGTAATTAAAGCAAAAGAAAATTATGATGGTATTGTTCATATACTTCCATTTACCTGTGCCCCGGAGATAATAGCTCAAAGTTTGTTACCAAAGGTTTCTAAAGATTATAATATTCCTATACTTACTTTATCTCTAGATGAACATACCGGCAGATTAGGCCTTCATACCAGGTTAGAAGCTTTTTATGACCTCTTGTCTAGAAGAGAGAGAGCAACCCTTGAGGTATAA
- the scpB gene encoding SMC-Scp complex subunit ScpB → MQASKLKAIIEGILFTKAEPVTLNEISKILQKDIAVIREVIKDLNDDFSNDDNRGLQIIEVAGGYQLVTKSTLAPYMDRLYEKDSKKNKLSKAALETLAIIAYKEPVTKIEIEEIRGVKVDGVINSLLKKDLINTVGRKDVAGKPILFGVTKKFLEHFGLNSTKDLPKPEEIEEISKG, encoded by the coding sequence TTGCAAGCCTCAAAACTGAAAGCTATAATTGAGGGGATTTTGTTTACGAAGGCAGAGCCTGTTACTTTAAATGAGATTTCAAAGATATTACAAAAAGATATTGCTGTAATTAGAGAAGTAATAAAAGACTTAAATGATGATTTTAGTAATGACGATAATAGAGGACTTCAAATTATTGAGGTTGCCGGTGGTTACCAGCTAGTTACTAAGTCTACGTTAGCTCCTTATATGGACAGGCTATATGAGAAAGATAGCAAGAAAAATAAATTAAGTAAAGCTGCACTAGAAACCCTTGCAATAATTGCATACAAAGAACCAGTAACAAAAATTGAAATTGAAGAAATAAGAGGTGTAAAAGTTGATGGAGTAATCAACTCATTATTAAAAAAAGATTTGATTAACACAGTTGGGAGAAAAGATGTTGCTGGAAAACCAATTTTGTTTGGGGTGACAAAAAAATTTTTAGAACACTTTGGCCTAAACTCTACAAAAGATTTACCCAAACCAGAAGAGATTGAGGAAATATCAAAAGGATAA
- a CDS encoding CBS domain-containing protein encodes MDLISSHNNLDFDGLAAMIGAYKLYPDSKLLLPEQISNNVKAFLALYKDTFPFIEKITFDPGSINNLIIVDTRDINRLSFVKEIIEKANNLILFDHHPHFDLDRAPTYQVVDTVGATCTLITEEIKEKNIELSSLEAGILALGIYADTGIMTFDTTTYRDIEAVGYLLRCGADLKLIREYVTDTLEKEQRDLLEELLINTENYNINDYKIGISIAQREEFIAGLAILIHKLMEIENVDMFFIIVNLKNKIHIVSRSRRKELNVRRVIEHFDGKGHDQAASATIDNHGTDIKEIKGRIIELLNWHLPVHINAETIMSKPVKTISMDITVEEAGKTMMRYGHSGLPIVNDENENKLVGVISRRDVEKAQHHGLGHAPVKGYMSQKVVTITPETPLREIQHLLVNKNVGRLPVLNSAGRLVGIVTRSDLLRIQHGLSEKAEEKENLYLKEVDEEKEDIKELINERLPERVVGLLYLIGQKAEKEGYKVYGVGGFVRDLLLGKNNIDLDLVVEKDAISLSKILANYLNGELKTFPQFQTATLTLPQGLRIDFATARIEFYAFPAAAPEVEKSTIKQDLYRRDFTINTMAVELNISSFGKLLDFFNGREDLKKRHIRVLYNLSFVEDPTRIFRAIRFETRLGFIIEEQTLLFIKNAVETGVIEKLPGEKLHEELRLVFHEPNYPEAIRRIDNLGILNNIFPGVRLDDKKVKMLYNVEDVIKWYNSKRKNFSYSISKEAVVFSVLFFGQSFSLIDSYFERIKIAKKVREVIFETLKKTPEISNKLKQKDIKNSELAEIMEGLPLETVLYILAENDSFQIRENIYHYMDELQGIGIEITGEDLKSLGIEPGPIYKEVLEQVRKARLDGLVNSVDEEIEFVMDFFSKKGEAKNG; translated from the coding sequence ATGGATCTTATATCTTCTCATAACAATCTAGACTTTGATGGTCTTGCTGCCATGATTGGAGCTTATAAACTGTATCCTGATAGCAAGCTGCTTTTACCTGAACAAATTAGTAATAATGTTAAAGCTTTTTTGGCACTTTATAAGGATACATTTCCTTTTATTGAAAAAATAACTTTTGATCCGGGTAGTATTAATAATTTAATTATTGTTGATACAAGGGATATTAACCGGCTTAGTTTTGTAAAAGAAATAATAGAAAAGGCGAATAATTTAATTCTTTTTGATCATCACCCCCACTTTGACCTTGATAGAGCCCCTACTTATCAGGTAGTGGATACAGTTGGTGCTACCTGTACATTGATTACTGAGGAAATAAAAGAAAAAAATATAGAATTAAGTTCATTAGAGGCAGGGATTCTTGCTCTTGGAATATATGCTGATACAGGGATTATGACTTTTGATACCACTACATATCGTGATATAGAGGCTGTTGGTTATCTTCTAAGATGTGGTGCTGATTTAAAATTAATAAGAGAGTATGTTACTGATACCCTTGAAAAAGAACAAAGAGATTTGCTAGAAGAGCTTCTTATTAATACTGAAAACTATAATATTAATGATTATAAAATAGGAATATCGATAGCCCAGAGAGAGGAATTCATAGCAGGTCTTGCAATACTGATACATAAGTTAATGGAAATAGAAAATGTTGATATGTTTTTTATTATTGTAAATTTAAAAAATAAAATTCATATAGTTTCTAGAAGTAGGAGAAAGGAGTTAAATGTTAGAAGGGTTATTGAACATTTTGATGGTAAGGGTCACGATCAGGCAGCTTCAGCAACAATTGATAACCATGGTACTGATATTAAAGAGATCAAGGGTCGAATTATAGAGTTACTTAACTGGCATTTGCCTGTTCATATAAATGCAGAAACTATTATGTCAAAGCCTGTTAAGACAATTTCGATGGATATTACTGTTGAGGAAGCTGGTAAAACTATGATGCGTTATGGTCATAGTGGTTTGCCTATAGTTAATGATGAAAACGAAAATAAACTTGTTGGTGTAATATCAAGAAGAGATGTAGAAAAAGCACAGCACCATGGGCTTGGACATGCACCTGTAAAAGGTTACATGTCACAAAAAGTTGTTACTATAACACCCGAAACTCCTTTGAGAGAAATACAGCATTTGCTAGTTAATAAAAATGTGGGTAGACTACCTGTTCTCAATTCAGCAGGTAGGTTAGTTGGTATTGTTACAAGGTCTGATCTACTAAGGATTCAGCATGGCTTGAGTGAAAAGGCAGAAGAAAAAGAGAATCTGTATTTAAAAGAAGTAGATGAAGAAAAAGAAGATATTAAAGAATTAATTAATGAGAGATTACCTGAAAGAGTTGTTGGGTTACTTTATTTAATTGGTCAAAAAGCTGAGAAGGAAGGCTATAAAGTTTATGGAGTTGGAGGATTTGTTAGAGATCTTTTACTTGGCAAAAACAATATAGACCTAGACTTAGTAGTAGAAAAGGATGCTATTTCCCTTTCCAAAATACTCGCTAATTATTTGAATGGTGAACTCAAAACTTTTCCTCAATTTCAGACAGCCACCCTAACTCTTCCTCAGGGTCTGAGGATAGATTTTGCAACTGCAAGGATTGAGTTTTATGCCTTTCCGGCTGCTGCTCCTGAAGTTGAAAAGAGTACAATAAAACAAGATTTATATCGTAGGGATTTTACTATTAATACAATGGCTGTAGAACTTAACATTTCATCTTTTGGCAAATTGTTAGACTTCTTTAATGGTAGGGAAGATTTAAAGAAAAGACATATACGGGTTCTTTATAACCTGAGCTTTGTGGAAGATCCAACAAGAATATTTAGAGCAATAAGGTTTGAGACCAGATTAGGATTTATAATTGAAGAGCAGACACTTCTTTTTATCAAAAATGCTGTAGAAACAGGGGTGATAGAAAAACTGCCAGGAGAAAAGCTGCATGAAGAATTGAGGCTTGTTTTTCATGAACCTAACTATCCTGAGGCAATTCGTAGAATAGATAACCTGGGTATATTAAATAATATTTTTCCTGGTGTTAGATTAGATGATAAAAAAGTAAAAATGCTATATAATGTAGAAGATGTAATTAAATGGTATAACAGCAAACGCAAAAACTTTAGTTATTCTATTAGCAAAGAAGCTGTTGTTTTTTCTGTGTTGTTTTTTGGTCAGTCTTTTTCTTTAATAGATTCCTATTTTGAGAGAATTAAAATTGCAAAAAAAGTTAGGGAGGTAATATTTGAGACTCTTAAAAAAACACCTGAAATTTCAAATAAACTTAAACAAAAAGATATTAAGAATAGTGAATTAGCAGAAATTATGGAAGGGCTTCCCCTTGAGACCGTTTTGTATATTTTAGCCGAAAATGATTCTTTTCAAATACGGGAAAACATCTATCATTATATGGATGAATTACAGGGAATAGGTATAGAAATAACAGGAGAAGACTTAAAATCCTTAGGCATTGAACCTGGACCAATATACAAAGAAGTATTAGAACAAGTCAGAAAAGCACGGCTTGATGGACTTGTAAATTCAGTCGATGAAGAGATAGAATTTGTAATGGATTTCTTTTCTAAGAAAGGAGAAGCAAAAAATGGGTGA
- a CDS encoding site-2 protease family protein, with product MGDDLLFRIPALLIALTVHEYSHGRVAYYLGDGTAKMHGRLTLNPVSHLDPIGLIMLWFVGFGWAKPVPVNPVNFRRDMPMKQGLLYVALAGPLSNLVMAFVFIGFTDFFIRFFMNITPTTFMMIINPQSPLNPPVIQESVGLFVLSWIIILNVYLAIFNLLPIPPLDGSKILRGLLPREHENIIDFFNQYGFIILILLLFTGVIGNVLVPLANRIMELMYLPFNLFNFL from the coding sequence ATGGGTGATGACCTTTTATTTAGGATACCTGCTTTATTAATTGCACTTACAGTGCATGAGTATTCTCACGGTAGGGTAGCTTATTATCTAGGAGATGGTACTGCAAAAATGCACGGAAGACTTACCCTTAATCCAGTAAGTCATCTTGATCCTATTGGACTTATAATGTTATGGTTTGTTGGTTTTGGTTGGGCAAAGCCTGTTCCAGTAAATCCTGTTAATTTTAGAAGGGATATGCCAATGAAGCAGGGGCTTCTATATGTTGCTTTAGCCGGACCCCTTAGTAATCTGGTAATGGCTTTTGTATTTATTGGCTTTACGGATTTTTTTATTAGATTTTTTATGAACATAACGCCAACAACTTTTATGATGATTATAAATCCGCAAAGTCCATTAAACCCACCTGTAATTCAAGAAAGTGTAGGACTTTTTGTATTGAGTTGGATAATAATTCTTAATGTTTATCTTGCGATTTTTAATCTGTTACCTATTCCACCCCTTGACGGGTCCAAAATTCTTAGAGGACTTTTGCCAAGAGAACACGAAAATATTATTGATTTTTTTAATCAGTATGGATTTATAATATTAATCCTGCTTTTATTTACTGGTGTTATAGGAAATGTTTTAGTTCCCCTTGCTAATAGAATAATGGAACTTATGTATTTACCATTTAATTTATTTAATTTTTTATGA
- the trpS gene encoding tryptophan--tRNA ligase, translating into MEQKGIIFSGMRPTGKLQLGNLVGALDNWIKLQKDHKCFFSVVDWHALTTGYEDTSNLRDNVREMVIDWLSAGLDPENNVIFRQSDVKEHAELHLMLSMITPLGWLERNPTYKEQLKEMNEREISTYGFLGYPVLQAADILLYKANKVPVGEDQAPHIELTREIARRFNHLYGEIFPEPQTLLNKVTLLPGVDGRKMSKSYGNTIPLGAYEDEIKEKVKMMVTDPQRVRKDDLGDPEVCTVYTFHTIFNENEFENFASKCREGSIGCVQCKMSLAEVMRDFLEPIAEKRRKLEENPSIVDEVLNDGAKKAGEVARQTIDEIKEYVKF; encoded by the coding sequence ATGGAACAAAAAGGTATAATTTTTAGCGGAATGAGACCAACTGGTAAACTACAGTTAGGAAACTTGGTTGGAGCTCTTGATAATTGGATTAAATTACAAAAAGACCACAAATGTTTCTTTTCCGTAGTGGACTGGCATGCGCTGACAACTGGTTATGAAGATACTTCAAATTTAAGAGATAATGTTAGAGAGATGGTAATAGACTGGTTAAGTGCTGGGCTTGACCCCGAAAATAACGTAATTTTTCGTCAGTCTGATGTAAAAGAGCATGCCGAACTTCACTTAATGCTTTCAATGATAACTCCTCTTGGGTGGTTAGAAAGAAATCCCACATACAAAGAACAGCTCAAGGAGATGAACGAAAGAGAAATATCTACTTATGGGTTTTTAGGCTATCCTGTACTTCAAGCTGCTGATATTTTGTTATATAAAGCTAACAAAGTACCCGTGGGCGAAGATCAGGCACCACATATCGAACTGACAAGGGAAATAGCAAGAAGGTTTAATCATCTATACGGAGAGATTTTCCCAGAACCACAAACCCTTCTAAATAAGGTGACGCTTTTGCCGGGGGTAGATGGCCGCAAAATGAGTAAAAGTTATGGCAATACCATACCTTTAGGAGCTTATGAAGATGAAATTAAAGAAAAAGTAAAAATGATGGTTACAGATCCCCAGAGGGTAAGAAAAGATGACCTTGGAGATCCTGAAGTATGTACAGTATATACATTTCATACTATCTTTAATGAAAATGAGTTCGAAAATTTTGCCTCCAAGTGCAGGGAAGGCAGCATCGGTTGTGTTCAGTGTAAGATGAGTCTTGCAGAGGTAATGAGAGACTTCTTAGAACCTATAGCAGAAAAGAGAAGAAAATTAGAAGAAAATCCGTCAATTGTAGATGAGGTATTAAATGATGGAGCTAAAAAGGCCGGTGAAGTTGCAAGACAAACCATAGATGAGATTAAAGAATATGTTAAATTTTAA
- a CDS encoding nucleoside recognition domain-containing protein, which yields MVNYIWLFFIVGGILFSLFNGNIDDVTNALFNSADEAVNLSIGLISIMSFWLGIMKIIEKSGLIRVINKILTPIAKFLFPDVPKDHPAMNAILMNMSANLLGMGNAATPFGIKAMQNLQELNDKKDRATDSMCTFLAINTSSITLIPTTVLGIRAAAGSQEPTEIVGTTLIATLCSAIAAISADKVARKFSK from the coding sequence TTGGTTAACTATATCTGGCTATTCTTTATAGTTGGTGGTATTTTATTTTCCCTTTTTAATGGAAATATTGATGATGTAACAAACGCTTTATTTAATTCTGCAGATGAAGCGGTCAACCTTTCGATAGGGCTTATTAGTATTATGAGCTTTTGGTTAGGAATAATGAAAATAATTGAGAAGTCAGGCCTAATCAGGGTTATAAATAAGATATTAACCCCAATAGCTAAATTTCTTTTTCCTGATGTACCAAAAGACCATCCAGCTATGAATGCTATACTTATGAATATGAGTGCAAATCTTCTTGGAATGGGCAATGCGGCAACTCCTTTTGGAATTAAAGCAATGCAAAACTTACAGGAGTTAAATGATAAAAAAGATAGAGCAACAGATTCTATGTGTACGTTTTTGGCGATTAATACATCAAGTATTACTTTGATTCCGACGACAGTTTTAGGAATAAGAGCTGCGGCAGGTAGTCAAGAACCAACAGAAATTGTTGGGACTACTCTTATCGCTACACTTTGTTCTGCAATTGCGGCCATTTCTGCTGATAAAGTTGCTAGAAAGTTTAGCAAATAA